In Drosophila pseudoobscura strain MV-25-SWS-2005 chromosome 4, UCI_Dpse_MV25, whole genome shotgun sequence, the following proteins share a genomic window:
- the LOC6902966 gene encoding chymotrypsin inhibitor SCI-II-like, whose protein sequence is MKYFALLLLLCCLMASALATLKSPVCGEESGKIGECRASLTKWTYREDKNECIEFLYSGCHGNNNLFDTQKICEQTCKV, encoded by the exons atgaaatatttcgctcttctgctgctgctctgctgcctgATGGCAAGTGCTTTGGCCACACTCAAGTCGC CTGTCTGTGGAGAGGAGTCTGGAAAGATTGGCGAGTGTAGGGCATCGCTCACGAAGTGGACCTATCGCGAGGATAAAAACGAATGCATTGAATTCTTGTACAGTGGCTGCCATGGCAATAACAATCTTTTTGATACCCAGAAAATATGTGAACAGACCTGTAAGGTTTAA
- the LOC6902963 gene encoding male accessory gland serine protease inhibitor-like yields MKFLLLLVVFATFVASSLCLKNDICGLPYSQNGDGVRACLAYIPSWSYNGRACEEFIYGGCGGNDNRFNSQAECEAKCLE; encoded by the exons ATGaagttcctgctgctgctggttgtgtTCGCTACCTTTGTGGCTAGTTCCTTGTGCCTGAAGAACG ACATTTGTGGACTTCCATATTCCCAGAATGGAGATGGGGTTAGGGCCTGTCTGGCCTACATTCCCAGTTGGTCCTACAATGGAAGGGCATGCGAGGAGTTCATTTATGGCGGATGCGGTGGCAATGATAATCGCTTCAATTCTCAGGCTGAATGTGAAGCTAAGTGTTTGGAATAA
- the LOC4817314 gene encoding male accessory gland serine protease inhibitor-like, producing the protein MKFLAIFGLIFALLGLTLALKDPICGLEAGVDGNGLIKCAAFMPKWSYYADSNQCSEFVYGGCGGNDNKFGSQAECEEKCKE; encoded by the exons ATGAAGTTCCTTGCTATTTTCGGCCTGATATTTGCCCTGCTGGGCCTAACCCTGGCCTTGAAGGATC CCATCTGCGGGCTTGAGGCTGGCGTCGATGGCAATGGTCTGATCAAGTGCGCTGCGTTCATGCCGAAGTGGAGCTACTACGCCGACAGCAATCAGTGCTCGGAGTTCGTCTATGGCGGCTGCGGTGGCAACGATAATAAATTTGGCAGCCAAGCGGAATGTGAGGAAAAGTGCAAGGAATAA
- the LOC6902965 gene encoding male accessory gland serine protease inhibitor-like isoform X2 yields the protein MKFFLLLAVLAVLVANSLALKNVCGLEHSRNGDGRISCEAYIPSWSFDSKAKECVKFIYGGCGGNDNRFSSKEDCEAKCLE from the exons ATGAAgttctttctgctgctggctgtgctcGCTGTCTTGGTGGCCAATTCTTTGGCTCTGAAAAATG TCTGTGGCCTTGAGCATTCCCGCAATGGGGACGGACGCATTTCCTGTGAGGCTTACATCCCCAGCTGGTCTTTTGATTCTAAGGCTAAAGAATGCGTGAAGTTCATCTATGGCGGCTGTGGTGGCAATGACAATCGTTTCAGTTCTAAGGAGGATTGTGAGGCAAAGTGTTTGGAATAA
- the LOC6902964 gene encoding male accessory gland serine protease inhibitor-like produces MKFLLLLVVFATFVTSSLCLKHVICALPHSKNGDGNKACMANFPSWSYNGKECVRFIYGGCGGNLNRFPSQARCELWCKE; encoded by the exons ATGAAgttcttgctgctgttggttgtGTTTGCCACGTTTGTGACCAGTTCCTTGTGCCTGAAACACG TCATTTGTGCACTTCCACATTCCAaaaatggagatggaaataAGGCCTGTATGGCCAACTTTCCCAGTTGGTCCTACAATGGAAAGGAATGCGTGAGGTTCATTTATGGCGGCTGCGGTGGCAATTTAAATCGTTTCCCATCTCAGGCTCGATGTGAACTGTGGTGTAAGGAATAA
- the LOC6902965 gene encoding male accessory gland serine protease inhibitor-like isoform X1, whose protein sequence is MKFFLLLAVLAVLVANSLALKNEVCGLEHSRNGDGRISCEAYIPSWSFDSKAKECVKFIYGGCGGNDNRFSSKEDCEAKCLE, encoded by the exons ATGAAgttctttctgctgctggctgtgctcGCTGTCTTGGTGGCCAATTCTTTGGCTCTGAAAAATG AAGTCTGTGGCCTTGAGCATTCCCGCAATGGGGACGGACGCATTTCCTGTGAGGCTTACATCCCCAGCTGGTCTTTTGATTCTAAGGCTAAAGAATGCGTGAAGTTCATCTATGGCGGCTGTGGTGGCAATGACAATCGTTTCAGTTCTAAGGAGGATTGTGAGGCAAAGTGTTTGGAATAA
- the LOC117183178 gene encoding kunitz-type serine protease inhibitor 2-like, producing MKFLLILVVLAALTASSLAMKNDICALPHSQKGLCRALMRRWSYDAANRVCTRFIYGGCGGNANRFESQRECEATCME from the exons ATGAAGTTCCTGCTGATCCTGGTTGTGTTGGCTGCTCTTACGGCCAGTTCCTTAGCAATGAAGAACG ATATCTGTGCTCTTCCGCACTCCCAAAAAGGATTGTGTAGGGCGCTGATGCGCAGATGGTCTTATGATGCGGCGAACAGGGTGTGCACACGTTTCATCTACGGCGGCTGCGGTGGCAACGCCAATCGCTTCGAATCGCAGCGTGAATGTGAGGCAACATGTATGGAGTAA
- the LOC4817378 gene encoding male accessory gland serine protease inhibitor has translation MKYLGIAVIGLLIGSLTSGGLLVEAKPEMCTQPHSKDGMAQDGAACMAFMPAWTYDAKKNACSEFVFGGCGGNANQFSSQVECEKACKD, from the exons ATGAAGTATCTCGGAATTGCAGTCATTGGATTGCTGATCGGCAGCCTAACCAGCGGTGGCTTATTGGTGGAGGCCAAGCCTG AGATGTGTACTCAACCCCATTCGAAGGATGGCATGGCACAGGATGGGGCTGCCTGTATGGCCTTTATGCCGGCCTGGACCTATGACGCCAAAAAGAATGCCTGCTCGGAGTTTGTCTTTGGCGGCTGTGGCGGCAATGCGAATCAGTTCTCCTCCCAAGTGGAATGCGAAAAGGCATGCAAGGACTAG
- the LOC4817375 gene encoding kunitz-type protease inhibitor 3 produces the protein MCYRYSFILVIASALLLVSTLAAPPSDVVVEKQDSVSGEKVVDVPEDCHQPKETGRCFALFYRYAYNVDTQACEEFVYGGCAGNGNNFESKDLCEKACLGRAAVTEISATTEPQSSDSDVTTESSGGSA, from the coding sequence ATGTGCTACAGATACAGCTTTATTCTGGTCATCGCCAGTGCCCTACTCCTGGTGAGCACCCTCGCAGCCCCACCCTCCGATGTGGTCGTTGAGAAGCAGGACTCTGTTTCGGGAGAGAAAGTTGTGGATGTTCCCGAGGATTGCCACCAGCCCAAGGAGACGGGACGCTGTTTTGCCCTATTCTATCGGTATGCCTACAATGTGGATACCCAGGCCTGCGAGGAGTTCGTCTATGGAGGATGTGCCGGTAATGGAAACAACTTCGAGAGCAAGGATCTGTGCGAGAAGGCCTGCCTGGGCCGTGCGGCAGTCACTGAAATCTCTGCGACCACAGAACCACAGAGCAGCGACAGTGATGTGACTACGGAGAGCAGCGGTGGCAGTGCCTAA